The genomic window AAACCCATTTCTGAAATACTGACCGAGGATGAACaaccttcttcttctcttccacaGATGCTGGGATGTACAGGACGCCAATGTTCCTCAGCAGTCTGAAAGGCATCTTCTTGTCAAGGATTGACGCCCTAGCTTCAGACATGTCCAACATAGAGAACCAGCCTTTGCCATCTGTTTAACAACCGCAGGTTAAGGAGGTAAGGCCTATGTGTATTGGATAGTAAGTATTATTCATATGTCCTAGAAGACAGACATAAACAGTACTGATTTACTTACTGGAAAGTTTGGATACAAGTCATTACACATGCAATTCAAAGTAAAATTTCCAAAGATCTTGAGGAAATGGGGTAAGGATACAGATCCACCCTGTTGCAATGGCAACAATGTTACAGAGGAACACAGTGTGTGGGACCAGTAGTGATATGATCATCAGAAACAGCCATGGCAGAGCCAACGTGGGCACCCTGACCCCAAATAGGAAGGCCTTGGTCATATGGGATTGCATTGTAGTCACACTGAGTAAGGCTAGAGAAATAGGGACCAACCCTTCCACCTGGTCTTGAAAGGATGTATCCAAAACAATGAGTTGTAGTGTAGTGTACAACACCCCGGTGATGGTAGAGAGTAGTAGAAATAGGAAGATAAAGTGGACAGTCCCCAAACTCTTTTCAATGTTACTGCCTAGGGGCACCACAACCCCTACACTGAGGAGTAGTTGAATCATGGTCTTGTGGTGGAAGGAGTATGTAAGCAGCTTGTGTACTGTAAATGGAAGGTATAGCATCGTTAACACATGTCTGGTAGGGGTAAagtacagattgacaaagtataggctatacacacacaaaatgtaaaCGATGAGACATACGTTTGACTTTACGTTTAAAGACACAACTGGGTTGTTAGTAGGCTACTGCCATGGTATGACTGAAGACATTTATGTTTTACTACCATATATTAAGTGAAGCTGCCTTACCATGCCCATTGACAAAAGCACTAGTCCCAAGACTGAATACATCCTGTGCTAAACTGAAATGTGAGATCACGATAAATAATGCGCAGGATACGATGATCACAGTCACAATCCCACTAGTGAGGCTGATCTGTGGCATAAAATTCTTAAACCTATGGATGACATCTTTGAAAACAATTCTGGAGATCATTTTTAAATTAAATCATCAATTTTAATCCCCTTGTTGTGCCTACTTCCCAAGATAGCGGCTTAATCAGTCGTGACTCtcctagctagctggctaacatGTCACACTTCCTGGACTCGAAGCAAAGTGAGTGCTGATTGGTCAGTTGTCAAAAGGGACGTATCAATACAGCTCAACACAGTCGGATTAATTTGGCTAATTATTAGTTCGAACACATAGTTAACACGTTCATGTAAGTTTaagaatgttttgttatttacgAGACAATCCCGTTTGAAATTTCCCCCGGGCTTAGTAAATACATTTGCAACTGCTTTAAGGCAGaggcggagccagacgttgagGAATAACGCCTGGGACCGACTAGGCGGTCTAACgggcgcactcgctcaaattatagtgatgtgtcgttcgtaaacgattcgttcattttgaacgaatccttacaaggactcgggcgtaacgagtcctctcaaagaatgattcgttcattttctcgtggccgcgcatcgggactcttgcataggctcgtccaaatcattcgttcatttcccgactcggtcttcgggtacgagtatttggatcatttttcacgtgacctgcataggctctgtagtggtagctagaggaaacgaacgatttttttttttgaattgCAGACATTTATTACACACCTTATGGATACAAAAATGCACCAGAGACACTCCATATACAAATGCATATGTTTTTGCCCATATGACAGCATAATGTTCAACCACACTCAACAACACAAAACTAATTATAAAGGACAAATAAAACCATACAATTGCAAATCAACACTGTTAAGTCTTTGTTTCAATAATGTTAGAAACTCAGGAATGATATGATGTTCGGGCAGGCAGGACAACCACGTGTGAAAACGGTTTAAGAAACGCGTCACTGGCTCACAGTCGAGGCTCTAAAATAGTAATAGAAAAAGAGTTGACTGACGACGGGGAGACGACGGGGAAATACAATTGACTTGAATTTCTTTATCCCTTGGATATCTTCAAGCACTGCTCACAGCCCCATGgtatggaacgccgacagggtcaaatgtactcgtaatttaaacgcgtatttttgattggacacccgtttaggaagcgcctgcagctgtttcataagcggctgcagccgtaaatgtgcaggcgaaagttaaataaacgccacatgcaaatcactgcccacaatttccctagctcctcctgcagttatctgggctagtgtgatttgattcttccctgtattttcaagtaccagctcctccccactgtagaagcggaagatttcaaaacaagtttagcccagcacacagaagtttgaaggatgagaagatggcaagaaggaacttcctaagacagtgtaagcagacactaaatgactgcactcagcttttgctgtcggataaccctggacacgacgaccttcagtccatgttgacaaaggtacagttttttcgaaatcattatttgtgacttaatcgtaatcttcactggctagctaggctaacaggggtttaacttggtcactcgctgtgcggatagcttttgtttgtttgttttttagcaatggattgctactgtgatacttctgcattgctagctagccagtcactgactagtctagactgttggataaagactagctatttgcgtttcgtttttatccgtgaaagctgccatgttaaggctggacagtccatatccaactatctgtcccctagttatgtagctagctaaacgagttggcctcaacccccaaccatctgctatcctcagtagtcagtacagtaggctccagtgctgcacattcttgacattcattttttgttgttacctaaagtcgattagtctagctagctggtatTTTGAGGCAAAACCACTGCTGAAGGCAAGCAAGCTCAACCTTCAACCTGAGCGACTATTTGTTCACGTTCTTATGAGATATGGTCGATAAATTATTACTGGTttagatacaacaacaaaaaatactagccttgtctactttaacaccattgtcttctttcaggctggaaacaatgcagcgaagcctagagtgggcaaaggggtacgctcttaaatgttgcttcagcagacggcctgatagctgaagtgtccgagctcatgcaggagagtcgcacccatggtcggcatgcacaaccaggtgggaaccatttcagtgggggtgggtgctcacagctcagatagtcctttgagttgtttcacacatcgttcacttgctgcccattgcattttcccttgtgcagtattttttactgccctaattcatttgttgttaaattgcagtggtatttaacagtgcatgcctagagcttgtgcaagttacagtctcttaaatgttgtaagcacagcattgtattattgttgcagcCAGTTCCGGTTACCAGGCTCCATTGACTTGGAGTGGAGCTAGAGGTGCTCCTCATTATCACATCACCGGAGAGCAACTGAGGGGTCTGATGACAGATGGCAGATATTCTTCACGTGTTCCATTCTACACTCAAACCACATCTAAGGTCAGTTGTGCTTGTGGTTGAATGCTATGAAATGCAAAGCTTTTAAATGCATGGTTTCCACAATTTTGGCATGAATGGATTGTCAATAATCAAGTACTCTAGTGATACATTGTCTCATCTGGGCATTGtcaatctttctgtcttgtcagGCACTTTGCATTAACCTGAAGGCAGCTGCCTTCCCATCAATGTTGCAGAGGCTGCACAGAAGGTACAGTGTTGCTGCTCTGAATTCTTTATAGCACATCGATGGAAACTACAGACTGAAGGTAgatgctcgctcactcactcactttcttggTATATCTTGGTTATTTAAACTGTAGGTTGTAACATCTCAAATGCTATCAGGTAGCTCACTTGTTTATCAATTAGAGCAAGAACTGACATGGATATGTGGATAAGAATAGTTTTATGATGTTGCTGCTACTTTGGTTATTGATACAGTAGTAGCACCTTGAAATATTCATGCTTATAGTGACAAAGTCcaatgttatgttttttgtgatttcaggtgGAGGATAGTCATCCATGGTGGCATTGATGGTTACAGCTGCCTTGTGTTTCTCCACGCTTCCAGCAACAAGTGCAGCATTACTAAATGCTGAGGCCACACAGTCCATCCAGGCTTAGAACAGGTGATTGCCACCTATTGAATTGGATAACCATGGACCGGAACAGATAATCAATATTTTCCTGCAGTAGTGAATGTAGGTTACGGCTCGACATTAAATTATaacgagaagaagaagaagtgaaTGTAGCTTGTTTCATAACAACATAGGTTGATGGAGTGATATGGAGGGGTgattgtcattgtttgtttactaattgttaaaaataaacaatgtatATCTTGAATCTGCCCTGAGAGTCGTCCTTGTGTCTTGCCTCTCTAACATTACACATTTGTGGTTGAGGGACTGCAAAAGCCATagcaaatagaatagaatataacttcacttttacagaactttgtggtgtcagacacatacaaaatgtAGTATGCACACAGGTATGTGCAGTATTTACAGGTATATGAAAGATGATCTGATCCACCGACATGTGTTCAATGTTTTGAGTCATGTCCAATACAAAACAGTTCATCCTAGCATGCCCATCCACACCAAAGGAAGCCTCCTCATGCagcccatccatccaccatagatgttcaccaccagcagcagaagaGAAGGATAGCGGTGGATCCTCTGCAGCCCCATCCATTCCACATCACACAAATAAAGTATAACAGATTAGAGTTGAATTTATATTTCCTCAGGTAACTTTGATATTTATGTATAATAGAGCatagaataaaataatgaaatgaatcagAATACGTATATTGCAGTATTTTGACCGGGGAGAAGacagaaccctgtgtgtgtgttaggaattAAATTATCTGCAGTATGAATCAAGGATTTACACGTTTAGTATAGTATTCCCAACAGATGTGGTTACATTCTGTTAAAGGCACTAGAGATattccacaaacacaagcctaGCCTTTTAGTTTTTCCAGATGGGAATGTAAATGATGCAGCAATGTAAGGGCAGCATCGTCTAGACTTCTACTCTTCATGGAAGCAAACTGGAGTTGATCTGCCAGGTTCTGGACTGTCTCTTGTAGTTGCAAAAGTATCAGACATTCAAAAGACATCTTCATCACCATTGATGTAAGAGCTACAGGTCAAACATCATCACATATGCTGACAAAGCCTCCACTGCCTCATCAAGTGTGTTGTCAAAAAACACTGACCAGTCTGTGTTATCAAAAGCAGTCCCTGAGATATATGATTGTCTTTACCTAACAATGAGCTAATTGCAGTTACATACAACTGTTAACAACAAAGTTGAAGACAGAAAGTACTATTTGTGGGGAATACTGCTTTGGTCGCACtctttttggtcttttggtGGTCGCGAAAATCTAGAAATCCTAGAAATGCGGTGCTGAAACTTCAGCTTCAAAATGTTGCTCTCaagagtggttgatggggtggagggaatgatgaagagttggatggagcgatgcaggtgtatttggtggaggggtggatggatgtgatactgcgattgttattgtttattattgtatatatattttaaatatatccaTATCTGAATAATCACATTTCCCagagttttccttgtttcttgcctcTCAAACCCTTCAAATATCTTGTtgcgatctagtgacactgctttgttgagatctagtgacactgcctTTCGTCATCCAATTCGCTTAATAGAGTGAAACTGCCTTTCGTCATCCAATTCGCTGTCAGGTAAAActagggtcctagaactgcggtcctgaaactgcagcctCCGGTACTGCAGGCACATACTATTGATAATTCTTGATAACCACAGAAACATTACATAATATAGGCTTAGACCCTGCATTTCTAtcacacagtatatatatatatatatatatacatacaattAAGTGTCATACATCTGCCTCTGACTGCATTTTTCTgctgatttgtttttttttaacaaaatttCACGGCATTTCAGAAAACATCCAAACTATTTGTGGGATTGAATCAATAGAGGAATAACTTGGTGTTAAAAGTATCAGACTAGATCAAGAGGTTTTATACTCAAATCTCATTACTTTGAATGCAAGCATCTGCCAAAAACCTACAAGAAAAAGACAacataaaatacaaatttaTCATCCTTTATTACAAACAAAGAATTTCACAAGAGAATGTTATCAGAAGgtgtaaattacaaatatatctCCAAAAACAGATGGTCCTACTCTCCACTGCTCTCTTTTA from Osmerus eperlanus chromosome 19, fOsmEpe2.1, whole genome shotgun sequence includes these protein-coding regions:
- the rhbdd2 gene encoding rhomboid domain-containing protein 2 produces the protein MISRIVFKDVIHRFKNFMPQISLTSGIVTVIIVSCALFIVISHFSLAQDVFSLGTSAFVNGHVHKLLTYSFHHKTMIQLLLSVGVVVPLGSNIEKSLGTVHFIFLFLLLSTITGVLYTTLQLIVLDTSFQDQVEGLVPISLALLSVTTMQSHMTKAFLFGVRVPTLALPWLFLMIISLLVPHTVFLCNIVAIATGWIYGKGWFSMLDMSEARASILDKKMPFRLLRNIGVLYIPASVEEKKKVVHPRITPTPGSYPVQAYAPVSTLSSLQATEATPKMYEGWPHSSYTQYSPIPHSAPHGHSHGYALAYNFGFNNGHSHEHCHGHGCSHNHSQVHGHSHEHGFVDRNSHGGRDSCSQHSHVSPMNMHSGQPVGYLPHPDTFSLFPESDLAPTSVMIDPVAPVGFSG